The sequence below is a genomic window from Draconibacterium halophilum.
ACCACACTTGTTTATACACCTCCCGGCTATTCTGCCGATAGAAAATACCCGGTTCTTTATCTTTTGCACGGAATTGGCGGCGATGAATATGAATGGTTAAATGGCGGTCATCCTGAGATTATATTAGACAACCTGTATGCCAAAGGAAAAGTGGAGCCAATGATTGTGGTTCTGCCTAACGGTCGTGCAATGAAAGATGACCGTGCCACAGGTAATATATACAGACCCGAAAAAGTTGAAGCATTTGCAAATTTTGAAAATGATTTATTGAATGATTTGATTCCATTCATAGAAAGTAAATACCCTGTTATAGCAGATCGCGAACACCGCGCCATTGGTGGATTGTCGATGGGAGGCGGACAGTCGCTAAATTTTGGATTGGGAAATCTGGATGTGTTTGCCTCGGTAGGCGGATTTTCGTCGGCACCAAATACCAAAAGCCCCGAAGAGTTGGTTCCTAATCCTGAAGAAGCCAAAAAGCAATTGAACCTGCTGTTTATTTCGTGTGGTGATAAAGACGGGCTGTTCAGTTTTAGCAAAAGAACACACGATTATATGAACGAAAACGACATTGACCATTATTACTACGTGATTCCTAAAGGACACCACGATTTTAAAGTATGGAAGGATAGCTTGTACAATTATGCCCAGTTGCTTTTTAAATAGTCAGATCTGTTTGCAGCATAAAATTAACCGAAAAGAAAAGTAAAATAAATATATCTATTAACATGAAGAAAAAAGTTTTTAAAATCAATTTAACTTCTCAGCTAACCGTTTTAGCTATGTTGTTTGCTATTGTTGCAAGTGGTGCTCAGCCAACAAAAAAAAGCGCTAGTTTCAAAGCTCCTGTGTTCTCCAACTTTGTCTATCAGGGCGATGATGATGTGTATAAAAACTACCCGCTTGAAGATGGCGAATTTTACAGCCCTATTTTGCAAGGCTGTTACCCCGATCCGGCAATTACCCGCAAAGGCGATGATTATTATCTGGTTTGTTCATCGTTTGCCATGTTCCCCGGAGTTCCCATTTTTCATTCAAAAGACCTGGTAAACTGGACCGATCTGGGAGGCGTACTTGATAATCCCGAAACATTCGACACACACGATTGTGGCATTAGTGCAGGTGTTTATGCTCCCGGGATTACTTACAACCCGTATAACGATACTTTTTACATGATTACCACCGCATTTACCGGCGGTTTGAACAATATTGTCGTTAAAACGAAAGATCCCAAAAAAGGATGGGGCGATCCCATTAAAGTAAGTTTTGGAGGAATCGATCCTTCCATTTTTTTCGATGATGACGGAAAAGCTTATGTGGTACACAATGATGCTCCGGAGCGCGGAAAAGAGTTGTACAACGGGCACCGTGTCATTAAAATATGGGAATACGATCTGGAGAAAGACAATGTAATTCCCGGAACCGATAAAGTAATAGTAGACGGTGGTGTTGATTTGTCGAAAAAACCAATCTGGATTGAGGCACCACACCTGTACAAAAAAGATGGAAAATACTACCTGATTTGTGCCGAAGGTGGAACAGGCGGCTGGCACAGCGAAGTTATTTTTAAAAGCGACAGCCCAACCGGACCATTTATTCCGGCTCCAAGCAATCCGATTTTAACACAGCGACACTTTCCAAAAGAAAGAGAAAATAAAGTGGATTGGGCAGGTCATGCCGATATTATTGAAGGACCAAACGGTGAGTGGTACGGTGTTTTTCTGGCAGTTCGTCCGAACGAAGAGCAACGCGTAAATACCGGCCGCGAAACCTTTATTTTGCCGGTCGACTGGTCGGGAGAATTCCCGGTGTTTGTTAACGGACTTGTTCCAATGGAACCAAAAATTGATATGCCTAAAGGTGTAGAGAATAAAACAGGTAAGTATGGCTTTTTCCCAAATGGAAACTTTACTTATAACGAAGATTTTTCGTCTGAAGATTTGGATAAGCGCTGGATTGGCCTGCGCGGACCACGTGAAGCTTTCATTCAAAAAACAAAAGGAGGTATTCAGATAAATCCATTTGAAGCCAATGTAAAAGAAGTAAAACCAACGTCAACATTGTTTTATCGTCAAATGCATAACAGCTTTTCGTATGCTGCTACCCTGGATTATACGCCGGAATCAGAGAAAGATCTGGCAGGAATTGTGGCACTGCAAAGTGAAAATGCAAACTATGTATTTGGTGTTACCAAAAAAGGCGATGACTATGTATTGGTTTTACAACGCAATTTTAAACGACGTTTCCGTGGCGAAATGGACTCAAAAGTAATTGCCAGCACAAAAATCGATATCAGCAAGCCGGTGCGTTTGCAGGTTTCGGCAAAAGGAGATAAGTATGAGTTTTCTTATGCTGTTGATGATGCCGATTTTGTAAACCTTGGAGGAACAGTTTCAGGCGATATTCTTTCTACGGATGTAGCAGGTGGTTTTACAGGTTGTTTACTGGGACTGTATGCAACTTCAGCCAACGATGCGCTACCTGAATAGGATCATTAATTTGGATTACTATATAGTTCCGGTGTTGGGCCAAAGCTGATGTTTGGCTCATCGCCGGAATAGTATAGAGAGCACCAGTTTTATTTTTAATAACAATAAAATGAAAACAAAATTTAGCCTGGTTTTATTCATCGCATTGTTTCTCGCAACGGTGGGCTACGCACAAAACCCCATAATTCAAACTTATTACACTGCCGATCCGGCACCAATGGTATACGACGGTACGGTATATCTTTATACGAGTCACGACGAGGATTCAACAGTAAATAACTTTTTTACCATGTACGACTGGCGTTGTTACTCGTCAACTGATATGGTGAACTGGACCGATCATGGTGCAGTGGCTTCGCTGAAAAGTTTTGCGTGGCTCGATAAAACAAATGGCGCATGGGCACCACAGTGCATCGAGCGAAACGGAAAATTTTACCTCTATGTTCCTATACACGGAGAAGGCGTTTCGGTATTGGTTGCCGATTCTCCAACCGGTCCGTTTACCGACCCGCTCGGAAAACGTTTGATCGAAACAGATCACATCTGGCAGGACATTGATCCTACCGTGTATGTCGACGATGATGGTCAGGCGTATTTGTACTGGGGAAACCCAAAGTTGTGGTACGTGAAGTTAAACGAAGATATGATTTCATACGACCATAGTATCGGGCAAAACGGAGTTGTTTCAACAGAAATGAATACAGAAGCTTTTGGTTCGCACAACGGTCGCGATGGTAAACCCGGTCCTTCTTATACCGAAGGCCCCTGGTTTTACAAACGCAATAATCTGTACTACATGGTTTATGCCGCTGCCGGTATTCCCGAGTACATTGCCTACTCAACTTCAATATCGCCTGAAGGACCATGGTCCTACAAAGGATTTGTTATGGAAAGAGCGCCACACCTGGCTTTTACAAACCATTCAGGAATTATTGACTTTAAAGGAAACTCTTATTTTTTCTATCACAGCCAGGAATTATCGGGTGGCGAAGGATTTAAACGATCAACTTGTGTGGAACAGTTTGAATACAATCCCAACGGGACCATTCCTGTAATTAAACCTACAAAGGAAGGCGTAACTACAAGTGTTGAAAATCTGAATCCGTTTAAACGTGTTGAAGCAGAAACCATTGCCTGGTCGGAAGGACTGAAAACAAAATCGGATGAAAAGGTTGGAGTTTATGTAAGCAATATCGATAACAACGATTTTATAAAAATACGAAGCGTTGATTTGGGCAAAGGAGCTAAGAAGTTTGCCGCAAATGTTGCTACCGCAAAATCAGGAAGTATCGAAATTCGTATCGATGAAAAAGACGGTGAATTATTAGGAGTTCTTTCTGTTACAGGCACCGGAGGAGAACAGAACTGGAAAACACTTTCAACCAAAATAAAGGAGGCCAAAGGTGTTCACGATGTTTACCTGGTTTTCAAGGGAGAAGACAAAGACTTATTCAATTTTGATTGGTGGCAATTAAAATAAGGGACCTGGCAAAATAAAACGAAGCAAAAACAGACTGAGGATATAAAGATGAAGAAGATTTTAGTGTGGAGCGTGGTGTTGATGATTATTTTTCCGGTTAAGCATCTATTGGCATGGGAGGGAATGCCTATGCCAAAACTTCATGTAGAAGGACGTTATTTGAAAGATTCTACCGGGCATATTGTAAATCTGCATGGATTTGCACAAACCTATTCGCCCTGGTTTAACGAGCAAAATACGCAATGGAACAACTACGATGTACAGGCGTGCTTAACTTACAATCAGCAAATTATCGACGATATTTTAACCGCCGGTTGGGAAATGAACTTTGTTCGTTTACACATGGATCCATACTGGAGCAATACTCCCGGTTGTACGGGACGGTATGAAGGCGAAGAATGTTTTAGCGAAACCCGTTTTGTAAAATACCTCGATGAGGTTTTTGTTCCCATGGCCGAGTATGCGGTTTCAAAAGGTTTGTATGTGGTTATGCGCCCGCCGGGGTTGCTCCCGAAGACATTGAAATTGGTGGCGTTTACCAGGAATACCTGCTGAAAGTGTGGGATATTGTAGCACAACATCCTAAGTTGAAAAATAATCCGAACATCATGTTCGAGTTGGCCAACGAGCCGATTCATATACTGGGCACCGATGGAACATACGGGTCAGGAACGCAGGGGCATTTTGATAATCTGAAAACCTATTTTCAGGCCATTGTTGATACCATTAGAGCCAGTGCCGATAATATTCTCTGGATACCGGGTCTGGGTTATCAGTCGCAATATTCAGGTTATGCGCTTAATCCAATCGAAGGCGATAATATTGGCTATGCGGTTCATGTGTACCCGGGCTGGTTTAACAGCGGAAACGGATACGAGCCTTTCCAAAGAGGATGGAACGAACAGGTTCAGCCTGTGGCCGACTTTGCGCCAATAATGGTAACCGAAATGGACTGGGCACCTGAGAAATATGAATCGTCATGGGGAAAAGACATCACCGGCACTGCGGGCGGTGAAGGTTTTGGTGCCAACTTTAAAAAAATTACCGATGAATGTGGCAATGTAAGCTGGTTGCTTTTTACCAGCCCCGATCTGTTGGCCGATTTTACAGGCATTGCTCCGGCAGCCGGCGAAGAATATTCGTTTTTGAACGATCCTGAAGCTTGTCCGTGGCCCATTTACCAATGGTTTAAGGACTACAAACAGGAGTACAATCTTGAAGGGGCATCAACTGATTATTTATCACTTACTGATCTGATTGTGGAAAATGGTGAGGCCTTATCAGTTATGACAAGCAGTTCCACCAGTTTAACTGTAAGCGCTGTTTTTGCTGACGGACACAC
It includes:
- a CDS encoding alpha/beta hydrolase: MKKITRLLLPILVIILNFGVHAQVGEAPAGFDVLRNSIPHGKIDTVVYTSKTVGAERTTLVYTPPGYSADRKYPVLYLLHGIGGDEYEWLNGGHPEIILDNLYAKGKVEPMIVVLPNGRAMKDDRATGNIYRPEKVEAFANFENDLLNDLIPFIESKYPVIADREHRAIGGLSMGGGQSLNFGLGNLDVFASVGGFSSAPNTKSPEELVPNPEEAKKQLNLLFISCGDKDGLFSFSKRTHDYMNENDIDHYYYVIPKGHHDFKVWKDSLYNYAQLLFK
- a CDS encoding glycoside hydrolase family 43 protein encodes the protein MKKKVFKINLTSQLTVLAMLFAIVASGAQPTKKSASFKAPVFSNFVYQGDDDVYKNYPLEDGEFYSPILQGCYPDPAITRKGDDYYLVCSSFAMFPGVPIFHSKDLVNWTDLGGVLDNPETFDTHDCGISAGVYAPGITYNPYNDTFYMITTAFTGGLNNIVVKTKDPKKGWGDPIKVSFGGIDPSIFFDDDGKAYVVHNDAPERGKELYNGHRVIKIWEYDLEKDNVIPGTDKVIVDGGVDLSKKPIWIEAPHLYKKDGKYYLICAEGGTGGWHSEVIFKSDSPTGPFIPAPSNPILTQRHFPKERENKVDWAGHADIIEGPNGEWYGVFLAVRPNEEQRVNTGRETFILPVDWSGEFPVFVNGLVPMEPKIDMPKGVENKTGKYGFFPNGNFTYNEDFSSEDLDKRWIGLRGPREAFIQKTKGGIQINPFEANVKEVKPTSTLFYRQMHNSFSYAATLDYTPESEKDLAGIVALQSENANYVFGVTKKGDDYVLVLQRNFKRRFRGEMDSKVIASTKIDISKPVRLQVSAKGDKYEFSYAVDDADFVNLGGTVSGDILSTDVAGGFTGCLLGLYATSANDALPE
- a CDS encoding glycoside hydrolase family 43 protein, which produces MKTKFSLVLFIALFLATVGYAQNPIIQTYYTADPAPMVYDGTVYLYTSHDEDSTVNNFFTMYDWRCYSSTDMVNWTDHGAVASLKSFAWLDKTNGAWAPQCIERNGKFYLYVPIHGEGVSVLVADSPTGPFTDPLGKRLIETDHIWQDIDPTVYVDDDGQAYLYWGNPKLWYVKLNEDMISYDHSIGQNGVVSTEMNTEAFGSHNGRDGKPGPSYTEGPWFYKRNNLYYMVYAAAGIPEYIAYSTSISPEGPWSYKGFVMERAPHLAFTNHSGIIDFKGNSYFFYHSQELSGGEGFKRSTCVEQFEYNPNGTIPVIKPTKEGVTTSVENLNPFKRVEAETIAWSEGLKTKSDEKVGVYVSNIDNNDFIKIRSVDLGKGAKKFAANVATAKSGSIEIRIDEKDGELLGVLSVTGTGGEQNWKTLSTKIKEAKGVHDVYLVFKGEDKDLFNFDWWQLK
- a CDS encoding cellulase family glycosylhydrolase: MKNNPNIMFELANEPIHILGTDGTYGSGTQGHFDNLKTYFQAIVDTIRASADNILWIPGLGYQSQYSGYALNPIEGDNIGYAVHVYPGWFNSGNGYEPFQRGWNEQVQPVADFAPIMVTEMDWAPEKYESSWGKDITGTAGGEGFGANFKKITDECGNVSWLLFTSPDLLADFTGIAPAAGEEYSFLNDPEACPWPIYQWFKDYKQEYNLEGASTDYLSLTDLIVENGEALSVMTSSSTSLTVSAVFADGHTENISSLAEYSIDKPEIIQVLRGRIHALKDGEASIVISYTGPGGNKMQATVQVNASTFPLTNEVFNPDIWEDGSFDETSGTLITGQYGFGGWYYSNGVDLSNYKYLVVKLGNTNACGFSFRLYDENSYWTTPGVYDVGNEDQVVVSLNDMYKDGTTTKMDPSHIYYVGFWSSGGCPLIIDDVYLTNDENYAKPTGIDDLFPVDSESEFVDVYTITGARIRLQVKRLQATKGLKEGIYIVGRKKVVVVGNN